In Methanomicrobium antiquum, one DNA window encodes the following:
- the wtpA gene encoding tungstate ABC transporter substrate-binding protein WtpA: MKKFSSVILVFALICAAVFICGCTGNGEKVSQEQVQPTAAAEKTVLKVFHAGSLAAPMEEMEAAFEADYSDIDVQLYSGGSTKLAKEIVELGKPADVFASADYTLIPSLMVPDFATWYATFAKNRMVLCYSDKSKFADEVTADNWYEVLGREGVAWAFSDPNLDPCGYRSLMTIQLAESNYNDDQIFDNLVAKNSKITTTVKDGVTTIHAIEQDPTFPLSIDEKSVNLITGLSAGNLDYAWEYRSVAEQNAESGIRYIELPEAVDLSSIDYEDTYAKVVVETAGGMMTGKPIVYGVTVPTTADQPENGEKFVEMLVGKTGQDIMNNAGQPPIVPATGFLDVPAGLLASLAVAN, from the coding sequence ATGAAAAAATTCTCATCTGTTATTCTGGTTTTTGCTTTAATCTGTGCGGCAGTTTTCATATGCGGCTGTACAGGTAATGGTGAAAAGGTTTCTCAGGAACAGGTTCAACCGACAGCAGCGGCTGAAAAGACTGTTTTGAAAGTATTCCATGCAGGAAGCCTTGCTGCTCCTATGGAAGAGATGGAGGCTGCGTTTGAGGCTGATTATTCTGACATTGATGTCCAGCTTTACTCCGGCGGCAGCACAAAGCTTGCAAAAGAGATTGTTGAGCTCGGAAAGCCTGCCGATGTATTTGCATCAGCGGATTACACTCTTATACCATCCCTTATGGTCCCTGACTTTGCCACATGGTATGCAACATTTGCAAAGAACAGAATGGTTCTCTGTTATTCTGACAAGAGCAAATTCGCAGACGAAGTAACTGCGGATAACTGGTACGAAGTTCTTGGCCGTGAGGGAGTTGCATGGGCATTTTCTGATCCAAATCTTGATCCGTGCGGATACCGTTCATTAATGACAATCCAGCTTGCTGAATCAAATTATAATGACGATCAGATCTTTGACAACCTGGTTGCAAAGAACAGTAAGATAACAACAACTGTAAAAGATGGTGTAACAACCATTCATGCAATTGAACAGGATCCAACTTTCCCGCTCAGTATTGATGAAAAGAGTGTAAATCTGATTACAGGGCTTTCTGCAGGTAATCTCGATTATGCATGGGAATACAGAAGTGTTGCCGAACAGAATGCCGAATCAGGCATAAGGTACATTGAACTTCCGGAAGCAGTTGATCTCTCATCAATTGACTATGAGGATACATATGCAAAAGTAGTGGTTGAAACAGCCGGCGGAATGATGACAGGAAAGCCTATTGTTTATGGTGTAACTGTGCCGACAACAGCAGATCAGCCTGAAAATGGTGAAAAGTTTGTTGAGATGCTTGTTGGAAAGACCGGTCAGGACATTATGAATAATGCAGGTCAGCCACCGATTGTTCCGGCAACAGGATTTTTGGATGTTCCTGCAGGTCTTTTGGCTTCACTTGCAGTTGCAAACTAA
- a CDS encoding ABC transporter permease, with protein sequence MLKKSNLPDSCIISFSLIGALIVSLTLISLLYLGIAQAGDIPNLIAVASETKVIDSVLLTMFAGLNAVILLMLAGIPLAYVLARVDFRGKGIVESLVDLPVMLPHTVAGILVYILFMRRGIIGGPLGSVGIVFEDAYPGIVMAMLFVASPYFINTVREGFEKVPVHMENVARTLGATRFTAFRKVVLPLSTRHIFNGCILAWGRAIGEFAAVIMIAYYPMIISTLIYYKFTTSGLKESSTVAFIVIVVCLVVFAGLRYAMKYVGRYDDRV encoded by the coding sequence ATGCTTAAAAAGTCGAATCTTCCGGATAGTTGTATCATCTCTTTTTCGCTTATCGGCGCCCTGATTGTATCTTTAACATTAATCTCATTATTGTATCTTGGAATTGCACAGGCCGGCGACATACCAAATCTCATCGCGGTTGCATCGGAGACAAAAGTAATTGACTCTGTTCTTCTTACGATGTTTGCGGGATTAAATGCCGTTATTCTTTTAATGCTGGCCGGAATTCCGCTTGCATATGTTCTTGCGAGGGTTGATTTCAGGGGTAAGGGAATTGTGGAGAGTCTTGTCGATCTTCCTGTGATGCTTCCCCACACTGTTGCGGGAATTTTGGTATATATTCTCTTTATGAGGAGGGGAATTATCGGAGGGCCGCTTGGATCGGTGGGAATAGTATTCGAAGATGCTTATCCCGGCATTGTTATGGCAATGCTGTTTGTGGCGTCGCCCTATTTTATTAACACTGTAAGGGAAGGCTTTGAAAAAGTGCCTGTTCATATGGAGAATGTTGCAAGGACACTTGGTGCAACAAGATTTACAGCATTCAGGAAAGTTGTTCTCCCGCTGAGTACAAGGCACATATTTAACGGATGTATTCTCGCCTGGGGAAGAGCTATAGGTGAGTTTGCGGCTGTAATTATGATTGCCTATTATCCGATGATAATATCAACGCTGATTTATTACAAATTTACAACGAGCGGTTTAAAAGAGAGCAGTACGGTAGCCTTTATAGTAATAGTGGTCTGCCTTGTAGTCTTTGCAGGTCTGAGATATGCTATGAAATATGTGGGGAGATATGATGATAGAGTTTGA
- a CDS encoding ATP-binding cassette domain-containing protein: MIEFDCVSLSLGDFSLKDLTFEISKGEYYFILGPSGAGKTVILEAIAGLHRPDSGKIFIRGTDVSLVAPEKRRISLVYQDYSLFPHMTVYENIAFGLCMQKAGKDEIYGAVSEMMERLGISHLKDRYPLTMSGGEQQRVALARSLVVKPEILLLDEPLSAMDPGTREKFMSDLRRLHEDFGITIVQVTHSRDEAWSLASRIAVVSNGKLEQEGTLEEVFRKPVNCIVGKFVGIENVLDGIVVNNPGGLGSIIDIHGVKIRSACDFESGEKIHAYLRGVDIVLSPDMSGSNVENFFYGRVLSVTPHNSLYRVYVDCGFHLCSLLTEREVDAMKIEAGQNVCVFFEESAVHLTGRES, encoded by the coding sequence ATGATAGAGTTTGATTGTGTTTCACTAAGTCTTGGGGATTTCAGTCTGAAAGACCTGACGTTTGAAATTTCAAAAGGCGAGTATTATTTTATTTTAGGCCCTTCAGGTGCCGGAAAAACAGTGATTCTTGAGGCAATTGCCGGTCTCCACCGCCCTGATTCCGGAAAGATCTTTATAAGAGGAACTGATGTGTCTCTGGTGGCACCGGAAAAGAGAAGGATATCGCTTGTTTATCAGGATTATTCCCTATTTCCGCATATGACTGTTTATGAAAATATTGCCTTTGGCCTTTGTATGCAAAAGGCAGGTAAAGATGAGATATACGGGGCAGTATCTGAGATGATGGAAAGGCTTGGCATTTCCCATTTAAAAGACAGGTATCCTCTGACAATGAGTGGCGGGGAACAGCAGAGGGTTGCACTTGCACGTTCACTTGTTGTAAAACCCGAAATTCTCCTTTTGGATGAGCCGTTGTCTGCAATGGATCCGGGAACTCGTGAAAAATTCATGTCTGATCTTAGGAGGCTGCATGAAGATTTTGGAATTACAATTGTGCAGGTGACCCATTCCCGTGATGAGGCCTGGTCCCTTGCCAGCAGGATTGCTGTTGTATCGAACGGAAAACTTGAGCAGGAAGGAACTCTCGAAGAGGTATTCAGGAAACCTGTAAACTGCATTGTCGGAAAATTTGTTGGAATTGAAAATGTCCTGGATGGAATTGTCGTGAATAATCCGGGAGGTTTGGGCAGTATTATTGATATCCACGGAGTTAAAATCCGTTCTGCGTGTGATTTTGAGAGCGGAGAGAAAATTCATGCATATCTGCGAGGGGTTGATATCGTTTTAAGTCCTGATATGTCCGGTTCAAATGTGGAAAATTTTTTTTACGGCAGAGTTTTGAGTGTAACTCCTCACAATTCATTGTACAGGGTTTATGTTGACTGCGGATTTCATCTGTGCTCGCTTCTGACAGAAAGAGAGGTGGATGCAATGAAGATTGAGGCAGGACAAAACGTCTGTGTTTTTTTTGAGGAATCAGCAGTTCATCTGACCGGAAGAGAATCATAG
- a CDS encoding putative sulfate/molybdate transporter: MNKTDTQESKKIKFGINELAGSVGDFGTIFPIILGVALISDVNLSTIFLFFAIWFTITGLYYNMPIPVEPMKAIGAVVIAEGLSAPEIAASGIIIGILFLTLGYLKGMKKIQRFIPESVIRGVQAGLALLLLKTSFHFVVNDLTFAVISVVIVVLFMIISARTRIPDVSALIVMGVGIAAGFIAYGIPTPEMIALPYLVIPNPADFSFAAWNLVIPQIPLTLTNAILATSLLAFDLFKKEAEPDKLAKTIGAMNIVSCPLGGFPMCHGAGGLAAQYRFGARTGGSNIFAGIILLGFAFFFATPSMLLIIPTGIFAGLLIFVALTLGQSAAKTDSWLVTILIGILTPFLGITIAFIVGMLIAYIKKYKKMKTF, encoded by the coding sequence TTGAATAAAACAGATACACAGGAATCAAAAAAAATTAAGTTTGGTATTAATGAGCTTGCGGGTTCTGTCGGGGATTTCGGTACAATATTTCCGATTATTCTTGGTGTTGCACTGATATCAGATGTCAACCTGAGTACAATATTTCTCTTCTTTGCCATATGGTTCACGATAACAGGATTATACTACAATATGCCAATTCCTGTTGAACCGATGAAGGCAATAGGTGCTGTTGTTATTGCAGAAGGGTTGTCTGCTCCTGAAATAGCTGCATCAGGAATAATAATCGGAATTTTGTTCCTCACTCTTGGATATCTGAAAGGGATGAAGAAAATACAGAGATTTATTCCTGAGAGTGTTATAAGAGGTGTTCAGGCAGGTCTTGCTCTCCTTCTTTTAAAGACCTCATTTCATTTTGTTGTTAATGATCTGACCTTTGCTGTTATATCAGTGGTAATTGTTGTTTTGTTTATGATAATATCTGCAAGAACAAGAATTCCGGATGTCTCAGCCCTGATAGTTATGGGTGTCGGGATTGCGGCAGGGTTTATTGCATACGGCATTCCAACACCGGAGATGATTGCATTACCGTATCTGGTGATTCCTAATCCTGCTGATTTCAGTTTTGCCGCATGGAATCTTGTAATCCCCCAGATACCCTTAACTCTCACAAATGCCATACTTGCAACCTCTCTTCTCGCTTTTGATCTCTTCAAAAAAGAAGCCGAACCCGATAAGCTTGCAAAGACAATAGGTGCGATGAACATTGTATCCTGTCCCCTGGGAGGTTTTCCAATGTGTCACGGTGCAGGAGGTCTTGCCGCCCAGTACAGATTCGGAGCACGTACAGGAGGTTCAAACATTTTTGCAGGGATAATTCTCCTCGGATTCGCATTCTTTTTTGCAACTCCGTCAATGCTATTGATAATTCCGACAGGGATTTTTGCAGGTCTTTTAATATTTGTGGCACTCACTCTCGGACAGTCGGCGGCAAAAACAGATTCATGGCTGGTAACAATTTTAATTGGCATTCTGACTCCTTTTTTGGGGATAACTATTGCATTTATTGTGGGAATGCTGATAGCTTATATAAAAAAATACAAAAAAATGAAAACATTTTAA
- the modA gene encoding molybdate ABC transporter substrate-binding protein — MKKFGYVFLSVLFLAGLILVSGCTSNAAETGVQVPAVTDNAEKSLVVYCGAGLREPMEKIAAAFEEKEGIQIKYTYGGSAQLLSQMELLQGGDVYMPGAKAYIDSAAKKGFIEESQDVVYHVLTVAVPKGNPKNIQTLFDLTKDGIKIGIGEPDGPAVGTAAKNILTKNNLWEDAQDNIAVQSGTVNELLVYLNMNQVDAVIIWEDLVDPEKMDVLDIPVEEGFIKVVPIGKLTFSENPEDAMKFVDFVSSDEGKAFYRECGFETYPSDKYQNI; from the coding sequence ATGAAGAAATTTGGTTATGTTTTTTTATCTGTTCTGTTTTTGGCAGGTTTAATTCTTGTATCGGGATGCACATCAAATGCAGCGGAAACAGGTGTTCAGGTGCCGGCTGTTACGGATAATGCTGAAAAGTCACTTGTCGTTTATTGCGGCGCCGGATTAAGAGAGCCGATGGAGAAAATTGCTGCAGCCTTTGAGGAAAAAGAAGGCATTCAGATAAAGTATACCTATGGAGGTTCTGCCCAGCTCCTGTCCCAGATGGAACTACTTCAGGGAGGGGATGTATACATGCCTGGTGCAAAGGCATATATTGATTCAGCGGCAAAAAAAGGCTTTATTGAAGAAAGCCAGGATGTCGTATATCATGTGCTGACAGTTGCCGTTCCAAAAGGAAATCCCAAAAATATTCAGACTCTTTTTGATCTGACCAAAGACGGAATAAAGATTGGTATCGGTGAGCCCGACGGACCTGCAGTCGGAACAGCTGCCAAAAATATTCTAACGAAAAATAACCTCTGGGAAGATGCACAGGATAACATTGCAGTTCAGTCAGGAACGGTAAATGAACTTCTTGTTTATCTGAACATGAACCAGGTTGATGCTGTAATTATCTGGGAAGATCTTGTGGACCCTGAAAAAATGGATGTCTTAGATATTCCGGTAGAAGAAGGATTTATTAAAGTTGTACCTATAGGAAAACTTACATTCAGTGAAAATCCCGAAGATGCAATGAAATTTGTGGACTTCGTTTCTTCTGATGAAGGAAAGGCATTTTATCGCGAATGTGGTTTTGAAACTTATCCGTCTGATAAGTATCAGAATATTTAA
- the tsaA gene encoding tRNA (N6-threonylcarbamoyladenosine(37)-N6)-methyltransferase TrmO, giving the protein MATEEKKREVRESLITYKPIGIIHSEHTVQEDTPIQGIFNPSKGSVEVFEEYAEGLKDIEKFSHLILLYHFDRSTGSEIVRKPFLDEEKERGIFSIRHFNRPNPIGFSIVDLYSVKGNILEIGAVDILDGTPVIDIKPYVYQFDNRKEVKNGWVDDTHVGEIAGWNATPKGLRKTERTSL; this is encoded by the coding sequence ATGGCAACTGAAGAAAAGAAGAGAGAAGTCAGGGAAAGCCTGATTACCTATAAACCAATAGGAATCATCCATTCCGAACATACAGTGCAGGAAGATACTCCCATTCAGGGAATTTTTAATCCGTCAAAAGGGAGTGTTGAAGTATTTGAGGAATATGCCGAAGGATTAAAAGATATTGAGAAATTTTCCCATCTGATACTTTTATACCATTTTGACAGGTCAACAGGCAGTGAAATCGTCAGAAAACCTTTCCTTGATGAAGAAAAAGAGAGAGGTATCTTTTCAATAAGGCATTTTAACAGGCCAAATCCGATTGGATTTTCAATTGTTGACCTTTATTCTGTTAAGGGAAATATTCTTGAAATTGGTGCTGTTGATATTCTGGACGGCACACCTGTAATTGACATAAAGCCGTATGTTTACCAGTTTGACAACCGCAAGGAAGTAAAAAACGGCTGGGTTGATGATACACACGTGGGAGAGATCGCAGGGTGGAATGCAACTCCCAAAGGTCTGCGTAAGACAGAAAGAACCAGTTTATGA
- a CDS encoding IS1634 family transposase, with protein MQTKLRTYVVEPNDNISFPIGIILLVKTLYEILNFSEIFGKHKKKGISIDDLLIALISYKLTDNFSIKRSHGWINRLEVLQIFNLISFSERTIYRLLETIGANREEIISDIQDRIFDRYDFDLTDINMDWTSIVLHGNKAELGKYGYSRDHRPDKKQITIGLAELANPINIPIGMTVEPGNLNDQKHFKKTYLQVKDRLKEDSLVIFDKGANSIDNTQMIRSDNLQYITGKKLNKSDDKIIAKFEEYSPEIIDDEAGIRGIKIVKPNSINYFYFSKKLQKEQLESRARKVVKQIKEAKTIQECIEKNKKLPKKFRINNLLVDVDYSIQTKLVQISEDEAVKLLEDKLITGREGFFCLKSSKNLTLVEALNTYRKKDSIEKIFHSLKNEIEIKPLRVWTDNSIYGALIIGFIAQLFISLIRFEIPEMKHTSTKFIKKSLSNLTVTIDLWKRKTKKYIHSNFDSINTKILLYDWGIS; from the coding sequence ATGCAAACAAAACTAAGAACCTATGTAGTTGAGCCTAATGACAATATATCCTTTCCTATTGGCATCATCCTGCTTGTCAAAACACTATATGAAATACTTAATTTTTCAGAAATTTTTGGCAAGCATAAGAAAAAAGGAATAAGTATCGATGATTTACTTATCGCGCTTATCAGTTACAAGCTGACTGATAATTTCAGCATCAAGCGCTCACATGGATGGATAAATCGCTTAGAGGTTTTGCAGATATTTAACCTGATTTCTTTCAGTGAAAGAACGATTTATCGTCTTCTTGAAACAATCGGAGCAAACAGAGAAGAAATCATCTCAGATATTCAGGATAGAATCTTTGATAGGTATGATTTTGATCTCACCGACATCAACATGGACTGGACCAGTATAGTTCTTCACGGAAATAAAGCAGAACTTGGTAAATATGGATATAGTCGGGATCACAGACCTGACAAAAAACAGATAACTATTGGATTGGCTGAACTGGCTAATCCAATCAATATTCCGATAGGAATGACTGTTGAACCCGGAAATCTCAACGATCAGAAACATTTCAAAAAGACGTATCTTCAGGTAAAAGATAGATTAAAAGAAGATTCTCTAGTAATATTTGACAAAGGTGCAAACAGCATTGATAATACTCAGATGATTCGCTCCGATAACCTGCAGTATATCACAGGAAAGAAGCTTAACAAAAGTGATGATAAGATAATTGCAAAATTCGAAGAATATAGTCCTGAAATTATTGATGATGAAGCCGGCATTCGCGGCATTAAAATTGTGAAACCAAACAGCATCAATTACTTCTATTTTTCAAAGAAACTTCAGAAAGAACAACTTGAATCCAGGGCGAGAAAAGTTGTGAAACAGATTAAGGAAGCAAAAACGATTCAGGAATGTATTGAAAAAAATAAAAAACTCCCTAAGAAGTTTCGTATAAATAATTTGCTTGTTGATGTTGATTATTCCATCCAGACAAAACTTGTTCAAATTTCAGAGGATGAAGCTGTAAAACTCCTTGAAGATAAATTAATCACTGGCAGAGAAGGATTTTTCTGTCTGAAATCAAGTAAGAATTTGACACTTGTTGAGGCCCTAAATACATATCGAAAAAAAGACTCGATTGAGAAGATATTCCACTCTTTAAAGAATGAAATTGAAATTAAACCATTGAGAGTCTGGACAGATAACAGCATTTATGGTGCGTTAATCATCGGATTTATTGCACAGCTTTTTATTTCACTGATTCGATTTGAAATCCCGGAAATGAAGCATACATCTACAAAATTCATAAAAAAATCATTATCGAATTTGACAGTTACCATTGATTTGTGGAAAAGAAAGACAAAAAAGTACATTCACTCGAATTTTGACTCCATAAATACGAAGATTTTACTCTATGACTGGGGCATTTCATGA
- a CDS encoding ABC transporter permease has protein sequence MKIITLSFCLLLTAFIVALLLLVVTHPAPGAILDSLGTKEIQFAIYLSLVTSIASTILCICVAVPAAYALARYEFWGKTFVNMIVDIPLALPPLVAGVGLLLFFGTTTFGDFLANIGLVFVFTPLGIIIAQFFVNLPFMLRIMRSTFEGINPRYEYVAQTLGCTQTQAIRQVILPMSLNGFFAGVVITWAKGIGEFGAALILAGATRMKTETLPISLFLNMSCGELEMAISAATILIAIAVVSLYIFEKYGGSAKF, from the coding sequence ATTAAGATAATTACCTTATCTTTTTGTCTTCTTCTCACTGCATTTATCGTTGCTCTCCTGCTTTTGGTTGTCACCCATCCGGCTCCGGGTGCAATATTGGATTCTCTTGGAACCAAAGAGATTCAGTTTGCAATATACCTGAGTCTGGTAACATCAATTGCATCGACAATTCTGTGCATATGTGTTGCAGTTCCGGCAGCCTATGCACTTGCAAGATATGAATTCTGGGGTAAAACCTTTGTTAATATGATAGTCGACATCCCTCTCGCCCTTCCCCCGCTTGTCGCCGGTGTTGGTCTTTTGTTATTCTTTGGAACCACAACATTCGGTGATTTCCTTGCGAATATAGGGCTTGTTTTTGTTTTTACGCCGCTTGGGATTATAATTGCCCAGTTCTTTGTAAATCTCCCCTTTATGCTTCGGATTATGCGTTCCACATTTGAAGGCATAAATCCCCGATATGAATATGTTGCACAGACTCTCGGGTGCACTCAGACACAGGCAATCCGGCAGGTGATACTTCCTATGTCTTTAAACGGTTTTTTTGCAGGAGTCGTCATTACATGGGCAAAGGGAATAGGTGAATTTGGCGCTGCTTTGATTTTAGCCGGTGCCACAAGAATGAAGACTGAAACCCTTCCGATATCACTTTTTTTGAACATGTCATGCGGAGAGCTTGAGATGGCTATTTCGGCAGCAACAATTCTGATTGCAATAGCTGTAGTATCGTTATATATTTTTGAAAAATACGGCGGTTCGGCGAAATTCTGA
- a CDS encoding ABC transporter ATP-binding protein, which yields MIHINNLSKDLGEFKLQNVSLDIPKGEYLVIIGPTGAGKTILLETLAGIYSPDCGNICFGDRDITALPPRERNISMVYQDFMLFPHMNVEKNIGFGLKNKKTAPDIIKKRVDEITEIFGINHLLHRFPGTLSGGEKQRTAICRAVLMDPVMLLLDEPLSALDTQTRETLRSELRKFHDLFKTTIIHITHNYEEVFSLADRVALMNEGEILQTGSPDDIFERPATGFIAGFVGIENVYEGIFVLRDGISSVEIFGIDIRHKNSLTVKEGESAKLCIRSENIRISKEKGLDMDSNVISCKILDIIDNGSFVKIIAYAGFILNSVMMKKTFNSEELKAGDTAYACFDFDSVHILQ from the coding sequence ATGATACACATAAACAATCTTTCAAAGGATCTGGGGGAATTTAAACTTCAAAATGTCAGTCTGGATATTCCGAAAGGAGAATATCTTGTAATTATTGGTCCGACAGGGGCAGGAAAGACCATACTTCTTGAAACTCTTGCAGGTATCTATTCTCCTGATTGTGGAAATATCTGCTTTGGTGACAGGGACATTACAGCATTACCTCCCAGAGAGAGAAATATTTCAATGGTATATCAGGATTTTATGCTTTTTCCACATATGAATGTTGAAAAAAATATAGGATTCGGGCTTAAAAATAAAAAAACCGCACCTGATATAATAAAAAAGCGTGTTGATGAGATTACGGAGATATTTGGCATAAATCATCTTCTTCACAGATTTCCCGGCACACTGAGCGGCGGTGAAAAGCAGAGAACTGCAATATGCAGGGCGGTTTTAATGGACCCTGTTATGCTTCTTTTAGATGAACCCTTAAGTGCCCTTGATACTCAGACAAGGGAGACACTCCGTTCGGAACTCAGGAAGTTTCATGATCTGTTCAAAACGACAATTATTCACATAACCCACAATTATGAGGAAGTTTTTTCGCTTGCAGACCGGGTAGCATTAATGAATGAAGGAGAAATTCTTCAGACGGGTAGTCCCGATGATATATTTGAAAGGCCGGCAACCGGGTTTATTGCAGGATTCGTCGGAATTGAAAATGTATATGAAGGCATTTTTGTATTAAGAGACGGAATTTCTTCTGTTGAAATATTTGGTATTGATATAAGGCATAAAAATTCCCTGACAGTAAAGGAAGGGGAGTCTGCGAAATTATGTATAAGATCAGAAAATATCAGAATATCAAAGGAAAAAGGTTTAGATATGGACTCAAATGTGATATCCTGTAAGATTTTGGATATTATCGATAATGGAAGCTTTGTAAAAATCATTGCCTATGCCGGTTTTATCCTGAATTCTGTTATGATGAAAAAGACATTTAACTCCGAAGAGTTAAAGGCAGGCGATACGGCTTATGCCTGTTTTGATTTTGATTCAGTCCATATACTTCAATAA